From Actinoplanes oblitus, a single genomic window includes:
- a CDS encoding carbohydrate ABC transporter permease: protein MTRRSWIGWQFVAPFLAVFALVFLAPIAYSIYLSLYRTKLIGGTGFVGLENYTKAFEDPQFWSAVGRVSLFLVVQVPIMLVLALLVALAIDSGRLYGAAFFRIAIFLPYAVPAVVATLMWGFMYGSQFGLIRYFNDWFGVTLPDPLAPDLVLAAIGNITTWEFVGYNMIILYAALRVVDPSLYEAAAIDGAGQLRIIRAIKLPALRGPLLITTMFSIIGTFQLFTEPVVLRTIAPNAILTYFTPNYYAWQLSVGGQQFNYSATVAVVMGLLTMLVAYLVQARAVRKAG, encoded by the coding sequence GTGACCCGGCGGTCCTGGATCGGCTGGCAGTTCGTTGCCCCGTTCCTGGCGGTGTTCGCGCTGGTCTTCCTCGCGCCGATCGCCTACTCGATCTACCTGAGCCTCTACCGCACCAAGCTGATCGGCGGCACCGGCTTCGTCGGCCTGGAGAACTACACCAAGGCCTTCGAGGATCCGCAGTTCTGGTCGGCGGTCGGCCGGGTCAGCCTGTTCCTCGTGGTCCAGGTCCCGATCATGCTGGTCCTGGCGCTGCTGGTGGCGCTCGCCATCGACAGTGGGCGCCTGTACGGCGCGGCCTTCTTCCGCATCGCCATCTTCCTGCCCTACGCGGTGCCGGCCGTGGTGGCCACCCTGATGTGGGGCTTCATGTACGGCAGCCAGTTCGGCCTGATCCGCTACTTCAACGACTGGTTCGGCGTCACGCTGCCCGACCCGCTCGCCCCGGATCTTGTCCTGGCCGCCATCGGCAACATCACGACCTGGGAGTTCGTCGGCTACAACATGATCATCCTGTACGCCGCGCTGCGCGTCGTCGATCCCTCGCTCTACGAGGCGGCGGCCATCGACGGCGCCGGCCAGCTCCGGATCATCCGGGCGATCAAGCTGCCCGCCCTGCGCGGCCCGCTGCTGATCACCACGATGTTCTCGATCATCGGCACCTTCCAGCTCTTCACCGAGCCGGTGGTGCTGCGCACGATCGCCCCGAACGCGATCCTCACCTACTTCACCCCCAACTACTACGCCTGGCAGCTCTCCGTCGGCGGCCAGCAGTTCAACTACTCGGCCACTGTCGCGGTGGTGATGGGCCTGCTCACCATGCTCGTCGCCTACCTCGTGCAGGCGCGTGCCGTACGAAAGGCGGGGTGA
- a CDS encoding LacI family DNA-binding transcriptional regulator, with product MPGGRRKQRVSMADVAKLAGVSSQTVSRVANGQPGVVEATREQVLAAMRELGYRPNSAARSLRYGRFNTLGVILFGLSSTGNSRTVEAIATHAAAEGYAITLIPVGVPTQDNVLGAFTRMGELAVDGVIVIIEVHLLDAATVALPPGVHVVVVDSDAGERYPVVDTDQADGARQAVRHLLDLGHPTVWHIAGPAGSYSAERRAQAWRTVLEEAGRPVPPIGRGDWSAESGYRAGLRLPDSCSAVFVANDQMALGVLRALTERGRRVPDEVSVVGFDDIPDASSYLPPLTTVHQDFAEVGRRCVQALLAQIGSGPAAPGTDLVPTHLVVRGSTAPHRTVG from the coding sequence GTGCCCGGCGGGCGCCGCAAACAACGGGTGTCGATGGCCGACGTGGCCAAGCTGGCCGGCGTCTCGTCACAGACCGTGTCCCGGGTGGCCAACGGCCAGCCCGGCGTCGTCGAGGCCACCCGCGAACAGGTCCTGGCCGCGATGCGGGAGCTGGGCTACCGGCCGAACAGCGCCGCCCGCTCGCTGCGGTACGGGCGGTTCAACACGCTCGGGGTGATCCTCTTCGGACTCTCGTCGACCGGCAACAGTCGTACGGTCGAGGCGATAGCGACCCACGCCGCGGCCGAGGGTTACGCGATCACCCTGATCCCGGTCGGCGTGCCCACCCAGGACAACGTGCTGGGCGCCTTCACCCGGATGGGCGAGCTCGCCGTCGACGGCGTCATCGTGATCATCGAGGTGCACCTGCTGGACGCGGCCACCGTGGCGCTGCCTCCCGGCGTCCACGTGGTGGTCGTCGACTCGGATGCGGGAGAGCGTTATCCCGTGGTCGACACCGACCAGGCCGACGGCGCCCGGCAGGCCGTCCGGCACCTGCTCGACCTGGGCCATCCGACGGTCTGGCACATCGCCGGACCGGCCGGCTCCTACTCGGCGGAGCGCCGCGCCCAGGCCTGGCGCACGGTGCTGGAGGAGGCCGGCCGGCCGGTCCCGCCGATCGGCCGGGGCGACTGGTCGGCCGAGAGCGGCTACCGGGCCGGCCTGCGGCTGCCCGACTCGTGCAGCGCCGTGTTCGTGGCGAACGACCAGATGGCCCTCGGTGTGCTGCGCGCGCTGACCGAACGCGGACGACGCGTGCCGGACGAGGTGAGCGTGGTCGGCTTCGACGACATCCCGGACGCGTCGTCCTACCTGCCGCCGCTGACCACCGTGCACCAGGACTTCGCCGAGGTGGGGCGGCGGTGCGTCCAGGCGTTGCTGGCCCAGATCGGATCGGGGCCGGCCGCTCCCGGCACCGACCTGGTCCCGACCCATCTGGTGGTGCGGGGCAGCACCGCTCCGCATCGGACTGTCGGCTGA
- a CDS encoding ABC transporter substrate-binding protein, whose amino-acid sequence MRITRRRALLGAAMSITLLATGCGSADDTSGDAPAKTSVSDADIETALQTGGNLTVWAWEPTLKKVVADFQVKYPKVKVNLVSVGSGNDQYTALQNAVKAGTGVPDVAQIEYYALPQFALSKAVTDLNAFGATSLDGTFTPGPWGSVHSGDKIFGLPMDSGPMALFYNKEVFDKYAIQVPTTWAEYAAAAEKLHKANPKAYLTSDSGDAGFTTSMIWQAGGRPYRVDGTNVGINFDDEGTKKWTSLWQGLIDKKLLAPIPGWSDAWYKGLGDGTIASLVIGAWMPPNLESGVKAAAGKWRVAPMPQWAAGEKVTAENGGSSLAVTEASQNKNLAYGFMKYATVGDGAQSRTDQGSFPATTAQLTADAFKNKEFPYLGGQKANEVLSAAATQVASGWSYLPFQVYSNSVYNDSVGKAYTGGSTLHDGLKAWQDASTKYGQEQGFTIR is encoded by the coding sequence ATGAGAATCACCCGCCGGCGTGCGCTCCTCGGCGCCGCCATGTCGATAACGCTCCTGGCCACCGGCTGCGGCTCGGCCGACGACACCAGCGGAGACGCCCCGGCCAAGACCAGCGTGTCGGACGCCGACATCGAGACCGCGCTGCAGACCGGCGGCAACCTGACGGTCTGGGCGTGGGAGCCGACGCTGAAGAAGGTGGTCGCCGACTTCCAGGTCAAGTACCCCAAGGTCAAGGTCAATCTGGTCAGCGTCGGTAGCGGCAACGACCAGTACACCGCGCTGCAGAACGCGGTGAAGGCCGGCACCGGGGTGCCGGACGTGGCGCAGATCGAGTACTACGCGCTGCCGCAGTTCGCCCTCTCCAAGGCGGTCACCGACCTGAACGCGTTCGGCGCCACGTCGCTGGACGGCACGTTCACGCCGGGCCCGTGGGGTTCGGTGCACTCCGGCGACAAGATCTTCGGGCTGCCGATGGACTCCGGCCCGATGGCGCTGTTCTACAACAAGGAGGTCTTCGACAAGTACGCCATCCAGGTCCCGACCACCTGGGCCGAGTACGCGGCGGCGGCCGAGAAGCTGCACAAGGCCAACCCGAAGGCGTACCTGACCAGTGACAGCGGCGACGCCGGGTTCACCACCAGCATGATCTGGCAGGCCGGCGGGCGGCCGTACCGGGTGGACGGCACGAACGTCGGTATCAACTTCGACGACGAGGGCACCAAGAAGTGGACCAGCCTGTGGCAGGGGCTGATCGACAAGAAGCTGCTCGCGCCGATCCCCGGCTGGTCCGACGCCTGGTACAAGGGTCTCGGTGACGGCACCATCGCCAGCCTGGTGATCGGCGCCTGGATGCCGCCGAACCTGGAGTCCGGGGTGAAGGCCGCGGCCGGCAAGTGGCGGGTCGCGCCGATGCCGCAGTGGGCCGCCGGCGAGAAGGTGACAGCGGAGAACGGCGGCAGCTCGCTGGCCGTCACCGAGGCGAGCCAGAACAAGAACCTGGCCTACGGCTTCATGAAGTACGCCACGGTCGGCGACGGCGCGCAGAGCCGTACCGACCAGGGCTCGTTCCCGGCGACCACCGCTCAGCTCACCGCGGACGCCTTCAAGAACAAGGAGTTCCCGTACCTGGGCGGGCAGAAGGCCAACGAGGTGCTCTCGGCGGCGGCCACGCAGGTCGCGAGCGGCTGGTCGTACCTGCCGTTCCAGGTCTACTCGAACAGCGTCTACAACGACTCCGTCGGCAAGGCCTACACCGGCGGATCGACCCTGCACGACGGCCTGAAGGCCTGGCAGGACGCGTCCACCAAGTACGGCCAGGAACAGGGCTTCACGATTCGATGA
- a CDS encoding carbohydrate ABC transporter permease has translation MVAAPTIRPAARRQPRPAAARIKRTKSWSLTALTTLMLVYTLLPLAWLVISASKTQDGLLSTFGLWFGGDFALADNVGKVFTYQDGIYLRWLGNTVFYVVIGAGGATLLAALAGYGLAKFAFRGRKAVFALILGAVAVPPTALAVPTFLLFAKMGITDTVWAVIIPSLMIPFSLYLMWVFATDAVPDEILESARVDGAGEFRIFFSLAVPLLSPGLVTALLFNVVVTWNNLFLPLIMLKDRNLYPITMGIYTWNQQSQTVGGDVVFNLVITGSLLAIIPLIAAFLLLQRYWQSGLAVGSVKQ, from the coding sequence ATGGTCGCCGCACCCACGATCCGCCCGGCGGCGCGCCGGCAACCGCGGCCCGCGGCGGCCCGGATCAAGCGGACCAAGAGCTGGTCGCTGACCGCGCTCACCACTCTCATGCTGGTCTACACGCTGCTGCCGCTGGCCTGGCTGGTGATCAGCGCGAGCAAGACCCAGGACGGCCTGCTCAGCACGTTCGGGCTCTGGTTCGGCGGGGATTTCGCGCTGGCCGACAACGTCGGGAAGGTCTTCACCTACCAGGACGGCATCTACCTGCGGTGGCTCGGCAACACGGTGTTCTACGTGGTGATCGGGGCCGGCGGGGCCACCCTGCTCGCCGCGCTCGCCGGGTACGGCCTGGCCAAGTTCGCCTTCCGCGGCCGCAAGGCGGTCTTCGCCCTGATCCTCGGCGCGGTCGCCGTGCCGCCCACCGCGCTCGCCGTGCCCACCTTCCTGCTCTTCGCGAAGATGGGGATCACCGACACGGTCTGGGCGGTGATCATCCCGTCCCTGATGATCCCGTTCAGCCTCTATCTGATGTGGGTGTTCGCCACCGACGCGGTGCCGGACGAGATCCTCGAGTCGGCCCGGGTGGACGGCGCCGGCGAGTTCCGGATCTTCTTCAGCCTGGCCGTGCCGCTGCTCTCCCCGGGCCTGGTCACCGCCCTGCTCTTCAACGTCGTGGTGACCTGGAACAACCTGTTCCTCCCGCTGATCATGCTGAAGGACCGGAACCTCTACCCGATCACGATGGGCATCTACACCTGGAACCAGCAGTCCCAGACGGTCGGCGGCGACGTCGTCTTCAACCTGGTGATCACCGGGTCCCTGCTGGCCATCATCCCGCTCATCGCCGCGTTCCTGCTGCTCCAGCGCTACTGGCAGTCGGGCCTGGCGGTCGGCAGCGTCAAACAATGA
- a CDS encoding spore germination protein GerW family protein, translating to MTSTIDSATLLDKARAATDNAVVSRVFGEPVERDGIILLPVAKVAAGGGGGGGSGVAKPGDEAVSAPQQGEGSGAGYGLSAKPAGVFIIKNGDVSWKPAVDVNKVILGGQAVAVVALLVARSVLRRHLRRRR from the coding sequence ATGACCAGCACCATCGACAGCGCCACACTGCTCGACAAGGCCCGGGCCGCGACCGACAACGCCGTGGTGAGCCGGGTGTTCGGCGAACCGGTGGAACGGGACGGGATCATTCTGCTGCCGGTCGCCAAGGTGGCCGCGGGTGGCGGAGGCGGCGGCGGCAGCGGTGTCGCCAAGCCGGGCGACGAGGCGGTCAGCGCGCCGCAGCAGGGCGAGGGCTCGGGTGCCGGTTACGGGCTGAGCGCCAAGCCGGCCGGCGTCTTCATCATCAAGAACGGTGACGTCTCCTGGAAGCCCGCCGTCGACGTCAACAAGGTCATCCTGGGCGGCCAGGCGGTGGCGGTCGTCGCTCTGCTGGTGGCCCGGTCGGTGCTGCGCCGCCACCTCAGGCGCCGCCGCTGA